One Candidatus Omnitrophota bacterium genomic region harbors:
- a CDS encoding amidohydrolase family protein, which produces MKILIKNGKMIDPAGGIKKKTSILVKDGIVVKISSEIKEKPSTIIDAKGRLVVPGLIDMHTHLREPGREDKETIETGLLAAASGGFTSVCAMPNTEPACDGEANVRFLLDKAREAKLSNLLPVGTITKGRRGEELTEMAELKKAGCLAVSDDGDSVRDAELMRRALEYAAMVDLLVISHCEDKALAAGGVMNEGYCSTVLGMKPIPAEAETTMVERDIRLAELAGARLHIAHVSAKESVEAIRQAKKRGVKVTSEVTPHHFSLTEEDVRGFDANTKVNPPLRSADDVSAIKKALKDGTIDVIATDHAPHLDNEKEREYDYAPFGMIGLETALSLSVMNLVNEGYLDWEGLIGKLAANPAKILKYQRGTLTEGSPADITIIDPEAEWVYTTERIRSLSRNSPFVGETMKAAVTDVIVGGRVVIRDGVPA; this is translated from the coding sequence ATGAAGATTTTAATAAAGAACGGAAAGATGATTGACCCGGCAGGCGGAATAAAGAAAAAGACCAGTATTTTGGTAAAAGATGGGATTGTAGTTAAAATATCCTCCGAAATAAAGGAAAAGCCCTCCACCATCATTGATGCTAAAGGGCGTCTAGTGGTACCGGGACTCATAGATATGCATACGCATTTAAGAGAGCCTGGCCGGGAAGATAAGGAAACGATCGAGACGGGTCTTCTGGCCGCGGCAAGTGGCGGGTTCACTTCCGTCTGCGCCATGCCGAATACCGAGCCTGCCTGTGATGGTGAGGCGAATGTAAGATTCCTTCTTGATAAGGCGAGGGAGGCGAAGCTTTCCAATCTTCTTCCAGTAGGCACGATCACCAAGGGGCGCAGGGGAGAGGAACTTACCGAGATGGCCGAGCTGAAAAAAGCCGGCTGCCTTGCGGTATCTGATGACGGGGATTCGGTAAGGGACGCTGAACTTATGAGAAGAGCTCTTGAATACGCCGCCATGGTGGATCTTCTGGTTATTTCCCACTGCGAGGACAAAGCTCTGGCCGCCGGAGGGGTCATGAACGAAGGTTACTGCTCGACGGTATTGGGGATGAAACCCATACCCGCCGAAGCCGAGACGACGATGGTAGAGAGGGATATACGCCTGGCGGAGCTTGCCGGGGCAAGGCTGCACATCGCGCATGTATCCGCGAAAGAAAGCGTTGAGGCCATAAGGCAGGCGAAAAAAAGAGGGGTTAAGGTCACATCGGAGGTCACCCCTCATCACTTCTCTCTCACCGAGGAAGATGTAAGAGGGTTTGACGCGAACACCAAAGTCAACCCGCCGCTGCGTTCGGCCGATGACGTAAGCGCGATCAAGAAAGCTTTGAAGGACGGCACCATAGATGTCATAGCGACCGATCATGCACCGCATCTGGATAACGAAAAAGAGAGGGAATACGATTATGCGCCGTTCGGGATGATCGGGCTGGAAACAGCGTTATCCCTTTCTGTCATGAACCTGGTGAACGAGGGATACCTTGACTGGGAGGGGCTTATCGGTAAGCTTGCGGCGAACCCCGCGAAGATCCTCAAATACCAAAGAGGTACTTTGACCGAAGGTTCCCCGGCGGATATAACGATCATAGACCCTGAGGCGGAGTGGGTGTATACAACCGAAAGGATAAGGTCCCTTTCACGCAACTCTCCCTTTGTGGGAGAGACCATGAAAGCGGCCGTTACCGACGTTATCGTCGGCGGCAGAGTGGTGATAAGGGACGGAGTTCCCGCGTGA
- a CDS encoding orotate phosphoribosyltransferase — MQQMEIMDMLKKTGAFQQGHFKLSSGLHSGAYLQCALVLQNPVIAARLCETLAMKFRPDAPDVVVGPAMGGIVLAYELARALKARAIFTERGQDGKMALRRGFSVSPRNKVLIAEDVLTTGRSVKEVVSLLGQDSIKPVGIASLVNRSTSGIDFGGIKCESLIKLDIPTFEEAQCPLCQEGVPLVKPGSRK, encoded by the coding sequence ATGCAACAGATGGAAATAATGGATATGCTCAAAAAGACCGGTGCTTTCCAGCAGGGGCATTTTAAATTATCAAGCGGACTGCATTCAGGGGCGTACCTGCAGTGCGCTCTTGTGCTTCAGAACCCCGTTATCGCGGCCAGATTATGTGAAACTCTCGCGATGAAGTTCCGTCCGGACGCGCCGGACGTAGTAGTGGGTCCCGCTATGGGGGGCATCGTTCTGGCATACGAGCTTGCCCGGGCCCTGAAGGCAAGAGCGATATTCACAGAGAGGGGCCAGGACGGCAAGATGGCTTTACGCCGGGGTTTTTCGGTCTCTCCCCGCAACAAGGTGCTTATAGCCGAAGATGTTCTCACCACCGGCAGATCCGTCAAGGAGGTCGTCTCCCTGCTGGGGCAGGACAGCATTAAGCCGGTGGGGATAGCTTCGCTGGTCAACAGAAGCACATCCGGGATTGATTTTGGTGGAATAAAATGCGAAAGCTTGATAAAATTGGATATTCCCACTTTTGAAGAGGCCCAATGCCCTCTTTGTCAGGAAGGTGTGCCTCTGGTCAAACCGGGATCCCGAAAATAA
- the pyrF gene encoding orotidine-5'-phosphate decarboxylase: MQARERLIVALDVKSIEEAEGLIGALSPAVDVFKIGIAPFTGYGLPILDKLEEAGKKVFLDLKFHDIPNTVSNAAYVAATKGVFMLNFHCLGGTKMMRRAREGAREGARSSGKEEPLLLGVTLLTSMDSQEMASLGFSGSVQSKVLSLAEKAKEAGMDGVVASAREAEAIRKRFGRDFVIVTPGVRPGWAEAGDQKRVVTPKEALEKGADYIVVGRPVIQAEDPARAAERIIEDMSS; encoded by the coding sequence ATGCAGGCACGGGAAAGGCTCATAGTCGCGCTTGACGTGAAAAGCATCGAAGAAGCCGAAGGCCTTATAGGGGCGCTTTCACCGGCTGTTGATGTTTTCAAGATAGGGATAGCGCCTTTTACCGGGTACGGCCTTCCCATACTGGACAAGCTGGAAGAAGCCGGCAAAAAGGTTTTCCTGGACCTTAAGTTCCATGACATACCTAATACGGTCAGCAACGCCGCGTATGTCGCCGCGACAAAAGGTGTTTTCATGCTGAATTTCCACTGCCTTGGCGGAACGAAAATGATGCGCCGGGCAAGAGAGGGCGCCAGGGAGGGGGCCAGATCCTCCGGCAAGGAAGAGCCGCTTTTACTGGGGGTTACCCTGCTTACCAGCATGGACAGCCAGGAGATGGCCTCTTTGGGGTTTTCCGGATCTGTCCAGTCGAAGGTCCTCAGCCTGGCCGAAAAGGCGAAAGAAGCAGGCATGGATGGCGTGGTGGCCTCTGCAAGGGAGGCTGAGGCCATAAGGAAAAGGTTCGGCAGGGATTTCGTGATAGTCACACCAGGGGTGCGTCCCGGATGGGCGGAGGCGGGTGACCAGAAAAGAGTGGTCACGCCGAAGGAGGCTCTCGAAAAGGGAGCCGATTACATCGTGGTGGGCAGGCCCGTGATCCAGGCGGAGGATCCGGCCCGCGCGGCGGAGCGGATAATTGAAGACATGAGTTCTTAA
- the pyrR gene encoding bifunctional pyr operon transcriptional regulator/uracil phosphoribosyltransferase PyrR: MNLKKKATVLDKGGIKKALQRLSHEILEKNQGVESLVVIGIRSRGAYLAERIAANLKEIAGEEVPVGALDITLYRDDLTEVAEQPVLRATEIDFDITAKKIILVDDVLFTGRTVRCALSELVDFGRPANIQLAVLIDRGHRELPIRPDFVGKNIPTTTRESVEVRVREVDEEEEVVVMEEESK; the protein is encoded by the coding sequence ATGAATCTTAAGAAAAAAGCGACCGTGCTGGACAAAGGGGGGATAAAAAAGGCCCTCCAGAGGCTTTCTCACGAGATCCTCGAAAAGAACCAGGGGGTGGAAAGCCTGGTGGTAATAGGCATCCGCTCGCGGGGAGCGTATCTTGCCGAACGGATAGCGGCCAACCTGAAAGAGATCGCCGGAGAAGAGGTCCCGGTGGGTGCGCTGGATATAACCCTTTACAGGGATGACCTTACGGAGGTGGCCGAGCAGCCCGTCCTGCGGGCCACGGAGATAGACTTCGATATCACCGCCAAGAAGATAATACTTGTCGATGACGTGCTTTTCACCGGAAGGACCGTTAGATGCGCCTTGTCGGAACTGGTGGATTTCGGACGACCGGCCAACATACAGCTGGCGGTGCTGATCGACAGGGGACACAGGGAGCTTCCCATAAGGCCGGATTTCGTGGGTAAGAACATACCTACTACCACCCGGGAGAGCGTTGAGGTCAGGGTCAGGGAGGTAGACGAAGAGGAAGAAGTGGTCGTCATGGAGGAAGAAAGCAAATAG
- a CDS encoding dihydroorotate dehydrogenase, which yields MTDLKVKIGDKIFDNPLWVASGTFGYGEEFADFLDLAKVGAIVAKTVTFREREGNPPPRTVETASGLLNSIGLENKGIEDFKKKRLPFLRGTGSKVIASIAGEKKDEFAGCAGELSGEFEPDALEVNLSCPNIGHDTEKYALIAQDARTSSAVIKAVRKRTGCPLIAKLTPNVTDITEIAKAVEEAGADAVALVNTYMGMSVDAETMRPVLGNMTGGLSGPAIKPLALKAVRDTYKKVRIPVIGIGGIMTGTDVAEFMLAGASAVQLGTSNLIDPSSYIRVLGEFEMYLQRHEITRASDLTGKLRERQDNAGTGKAHSRA from the coding sequence ATGACGGATCTAAAGGTAAAAATAGGCGATAAGATATTCGACAACCCTCTCTGGGTTGCCTCAGGGACCTTCGGTTACGGGGAGGAATTCGCGGATTTTCTGGACCTTGCCAAAGTGGGGGCGATAGTTGCCAAGACGGTAACATTCCGGGAAAGGGAAGGCAACCCTCCGCCCAGGACCGTTGAGACCGCTTCGGGACTGCTCAATTCCATCGGGCTCGAGAACAAGGGTATTGAAGACTTCAAGAAGAAGAGGCTTCCTTTCCTGAGGGGGACGGGCTCGAAAGTGATCGCCAGTATAGCCGGGGAGAAAAAAGATGAATTCGCCGGCTGCGCCGGGGAGCTTTCCGGGGAGTTTGAGCCGGACGCGCTTGAAGTTAACCTTTCATGCCCGAACATAGGACATGATACGGAAAAATACGCACTGATCGCGCAGGACGCCCGAACGAGCAGCGCCGTGATAAAGGCGGTCAGAAAGAGAACAGGCTGTCCGCTTATAGCTAAACTCACACCGAACGTGACCGACATCACCGAAATAGCCAAAGCGGTCGAGGAAGCCGGCGCGGACGCGGTAGCGCTCGTCAATACTTACATGGGTATGTCTGTTGACGCCGAGACGATGAGACCCGTGTTGGGGAATATGACCGGCGGCCTCAGCGGCCCGGCGATCAAGCCGCTGGCTTTGAAAGCGGTCAGGGACACTTACAAAAAGGTGCGCATCCCCGTTATCGGTATAGGCGGGATAATGACAGGTACCGATGTCGCCGAGTTCATGCTCGCGGGCGCGAGCGCGGTCCAGCTGGGGACGAGTAACCTAATTGATCCTTCATCTTATATCAGGGTGCTCGGCGAGTTTGAAATGTATCTGCAAAGGCACGAAATCACAAGAGCTTCCGATCTTACGGGAAAACTACGGGAAAGGCAGGATAATGCAGGCACGGGAAAGGCTCATAGTCGCGCTTGA
- a CDS encoding dihydroorotate dehydrogenase electron transfer subunit, with product MKTKRTVKARILSNKQVAPDHFAMELEQPFLAENSRPGQFVTCKVRELGTDPLLRIPLGVHRIKKKGIDLLYKVVGTATSVLSRRVSGEELDLVGPLGNGFDLEAFRCGDYTRAVLVAGGHGIAPLFALAEELLSGGSRVEVFFGTCISEHVICTEELEKMGIKVHIATEDGMCGHKGYVTEPVRGHIEKGDIDPARSMIFACGPRPLLAELERQIAGCGIPAQVSLDAYMACGIGACLGCAVRTRSGYKLVCKDGPVFISGEIDWEAESKK from the coding sequence ATGAAGACCAAAAGAACGGTAAAAGCTAGGATACTCTCCAATAAGCAGGTGGCGCCAGACCACTTCGCTATGGAACTGGAGCAGCCTTTTCTCGCGGAAAATTCACGCCCTGGACAGTTCGTCACCTGCAAGGTCAGGGAACTGGGGACCGACCCGCTTCTCAGGATACCTCTTGGAGTGCACAGGATAAAGAAAAAAGGCATCGATCTTCTCTACAAGGTCGTGGGCACGGCCACTTCTGTTTTAAGCCGGAGGGTTTCCGGAGAAGAACTGGATCTTGTGGGGCCTTTGGGTAACGGCTTTGACCTTGAGGCTTTTCGGTGCGGGGATTATACCAGGGCGGTCCTGGTGGCGGGCGGGCACGGGATAGCCCCGCTATTCGCCCTGGCGGAAGAACTCTTATCAGGAGGAAGCCGGGTCGAGGTCTTTTTCGGGACCTGCATATCCGAGCACGTGATCTGCACGGAGGAACTGGAAAAGATGGGGATAAAAGTGCATATTGCAACCGAGGATGGAATGTGCGGGCACAAGGGGTATGTTACCGAACCGGTCAGGGGACATATCGAAAAAGGCGATATCGATCCTGCGAGGTCGATGATATTCGCCTGCGGACCCCGGCCCCTTTTGGCCGAGCTTGAACGGCAGATCGCCGGGTGCGGCATTCCCGCCCAGGTCTCTCTTGACGCTTACATGGCCTGCGGGATAGGAGCCTGCCTGGGATGCGCCGTTCGCACACGCTCGGGATACAAGCTGGTGTGCAAGGACGGTCCTGTCTTTATATCGGGTGAGATCGACTGGGAGGCTGAAAGCAAAAAATAA
- a CDS encoding aspartate carbamoyltransferase catalytic subunit: MKKRTQIQWTKKNLLGIEDLSPQEISLILDQAKGFKEVIKRPIPKVPTLRGRTIVNLFCEPSTRTRSSFELAAKRLSADTLNVTASSSSFLKGETLKDTAKNIEAMNIDMIVMRHSCPGAPHFLSKCVNASVINAGDGAHEHPTQALLDGFTIQEELGRIKGLNVSIIGDISHSRVARSNIWALTKLGARVTVCGPKTFMPVQIEKMGVKVTYDLREALEKADVINVLRIQLERQTKGLFPSIREYIQNYGITRQVLAKYARKELLIMHPGPINRGVELSQDVADSEHSVILSQVTNGVAVRMAVLFLLSQIKGEEVE; encoded by the coding sequence ATGAAAAAGAGAACACAGATACAATGGACGAAGAAAAACCTCTTGGGGATAGAGGATCTTTCCCCGCAGGAGATCTCCCTTATCCTTGATCAGGCAAAAGGGTTCAAGGAGGTCATAAAGCGGCCCATCCCAAAGGTTCCGACCCTGAGGGGACGGACCATAGTGAACCTTTTCTGCGAACCGTCCACCAGGACCAGGTCGTCGTTCGAGCTGGCCGCGAAAAGGCTGAGCGCGGATACCCTTAACGTCACGGCTTCATCCTCCAGTTTTCTCAAAGGAGAGACGCTTAAAGACACGGCCAAGAACATAGAGGCGATGAACATTGACATGATCGTCATGCGCCACAGCTGCCCCGGGGCCCCGCACTTTCTGTCAAAATGCGTGAACGCCTCGGTGATCAATGCAGGTGACGGTGCGCACGAACACCCCACGCAGGCCCTTCTTGACGGATTCACGATCCAGGAAGAGCTTGGAAGAATAAAAGGCCTCAACGTAAGCATAATAGGGGATATATCACATTCGCGCGTGGCAAGAAGTAATATCTGGGCCCTTACGAAGCTGGGCGCGAGGGTAACCGTGTGCGGTCCGAAGACCTTCATGCCGGTCCAGATCGAGAAAATGGGTGTTAAGGTGACCTACGACCTGAGGGAAGCCCTTGAGAAGGCGGATGTTATAAACGTGCTGCGCATACAGCTGGAAAGACAGACGAAGGGTCTTTTCCCCAGCATAAGGGAGTATATACAGAACTACGGGATAACGAGGCAGGTGCTTGCCAAATACGCCCGGAAGGAACTTCTTATCATGCACCCCGGTCCGATTAACAGGGGAGTTGAGCTGAGTCAGGATGTCGCCGACAGCGAACATTCCGTCATTCTTTCACAGGTTACCAACGGTGTCGCGGTGCGCATGGCCGTGCTTTTCCTGCTAAGCCAAATAAAGGGCGAGGAAGTGGAGTAG